A region from the uncultured Macellibacteroides sp. genome encodes:
- a CDS encoding tetratricopeptide repeat protein, whose amino-acid sequence MNIIIYINRVSFLRMILWGLFFITITQEIFAASFHESKKWFDKAESYETAGNIEKSIETYRIALTHAEAENNLHMKAQILNNLAIILSDSGNRKEGIDLSYKSSKTYLLAGDTSRAANALLNIGIDYIDAGKYEEALKVQLEALELRLQCGDSTNIAAYYLNIGDVYKQLNIDKMWKVFIEKARILAVNPKYAKFTTQISILNELGSTCETEKKYDESIKYYLEMYERCKKEHYTVGMSTALNNLSSVYLAANQSQKALTAAQEALQINTKDNNYYGLVYSYNLLGEVNLVLNKPVDAGNNFLRGLKIAEKFNFVQEKKNSLEGLYKAAKKQGDWKEALIYHENFYSLGDSLQSQNLQEKVVEIEAKYQNEKKERQIESLNKENELKNARIRFQNLYIWGGTMFVLLFAAAAFWVAQQKRRRQKAKQIELEQKLLRSQMNPHFLFNSLGAIQNYMLQNDGRKAAFYLSSFSSLMRSILKNSREELISLQEEKQTLENYLLLHKLRLGDKLSFVINVSEELDTEDIFIPPMLIQPFVENAVIHGIEQLEKNGYIALNFSKEGDWLVISVDDNGPGISNSTQTTLSTHVSYALQIFRERVANLKKKYGTAITYNITDKSRENGSGTLVTVKLPLKT is encoded by the coding sequence TTGAACATTATCATTTATATAAATAGAGTTAGCTTTCTACGAATGATTCTTTGGGGATTGTTTTTTATAACAATTACCCAGGAAATATTTGCGGCATCATTCCATGAGTCAAAAAAATGGTTTGATAAAGCTGAGTCGTACGAGACAGCCGGAAATATCGAAAAAAGTATCGAGACCTACAGGATTGCTCTTACTCATGCAGAAGCAGAAAACAATCTTCACATGAAGGCTCAGATATTGAATAATCTGGCTATAATCTTAAGTGATTCCGGAAATAGAAAAGAAGGCATTGATCTTTCATACAAATCAAGCAAAACGTATTTGTTGGCAGGTGATACATCCAGAGCCGCCAATGCATTATTAAACATAGGAATAGATTATATTGATGCCGGGAAATATGAGGAAGCCTTAAAAGTGCAACTCGAAGCATTGGAATTGCGGCTCCAATGTGGCGATTCTACGAATATCGCGGCTTATTATCTGAATATTGGAGATGTCTACAAACAGTTGAACATCGATAAAATGTGGAAAGTATTTATTGAAAAAGCCCGAATACTTGCTGTAAATCCTAAATACGCTAAATTCACTACACAGATCAGCATTCTAAACGAACTTGGGTCTACATGTGAAACAGAGAAAAAATACGATGAGTCCATCAAGTATTACCTCGAAATGTACGAACGTTGTAAAAAAGAGCATTACACCGTCGGAATGTCTACTGCCCTGAATAATCTTTCCAGTGTTTATCTGGCTGCGAATCAAAGTCAGAAAGCATTAACAGCAGCACAAGAGGCATTGCAAATTAACACAAAAGACAATAATTACTATGGATTGGTTTATTCGTACAATCTATTAGGCGAAGTAAATCTTGTATTAAATAAACCGGTTGATGCCGGTAATAACTTTTTAAGAGGGCTCAAAATCGCAGAAAAATTCAATTTCGTTCAGGAAAAGAAGAATTCACTTGAGGGTTTGTACAAAGCGGCAAAGAAGCAAGGAGACTGGAAAGAAGCCCTCATATATCACGAGAACTTCTATTCGCTGGGGGATTCTCTTCAAAGCCAAAATTTACAGGAAAAGGTTGTTGAAATTGAGGCAAAATATCAAAACGAAAAAAAAGAAAGACAAATAGAGTCCCTCAACAAGGAAAACGAACTTAAGAATGCCCGCATTCGATTTCAAAATCTTTACATATGGGGTGGAACCATGTTCGTTCTGCTTTTTGCAGCCGCAGCTTTTTGGGTAGCTCAGCAGAAACGCAGACGACAAAAAGCCAAGCAGATTGAACTGGAGCAAAAACTTCTGCGTTCCCAGATGAATCCTCATTTTCTTTTCAATTCTCTAGGTGCGATTCAAAACTATATGCTACAGAATGATGGTCGTAAAGCGGCATTTTATCTCAGCAGCTTTTCCTCTTTAATGCGTTCTATCCTTAAAAATTCCAGAGAAGAGCTGATTTCCCTTCAGGAGGAAAAGCAAACACTGGAGAACTACCTGTTGCTTCACAAATTGAGGTTGGGAGATAAACTTTCTTTTGTCATCAATGTTTCTGAGGAATTGGATACGGAAGACATATTTATACCCCCCATGCTTATCCAGCCATTTGTAGAAAATGCCGTAATACATGGCATCGAACAATTGGAGAAAAATGGATACATTGCACTTAACTTTAGTAAAGAAGGTGATTGGTTGGTGATCTCTGTAGACGACAACGGTCCAGGCATAAGTAATTCTACTCAGACAACCCTATCTACTCATGTATCGTACGCTTTACAGATATTCAGGGAGAGAGTGGCTAATTTGAAAAAAAAATACGGAACAGCTATTACCTATAACATCACCGACAAAAGCCGGGAAAACGGATCGGGAACATTGGTTACTGTTAAACTTCCATTAAAAACATAA
- a CDS encoding nucleotidyl transferase AbiEii/AbiGii toxin family protein translates to MTKDVAKSIKARLLNIAKNRDINYQQLIIRYLYERLLYRLSVSKYKNRFCLKGGALLYAFEKEIPRPTLDIDFLGMKIKNDVHTIKNVFKEILAIPCDDGIQFDVSTIDAEEINESKAYQGVRITFTAQLDSIKQNMRMDIGFGDVIIPTAQNLTYPVLMDELPAPEVLAYSLESVVAEKFQAMIELSETNSRYKDFYDVYKILSNQQLDDAILNEAIHATFNNRSTVYQDAHPLFADSFMKEGGRNTQWKRFLKKIKQDEDLDFKDVMTLISSRLRLFYETLNTNKK, encoded by the coding sequence ATGACAAAAGATGTAGCAAAATCAATCAAAGCAAGGTTGTTGAATATAGCAAAAAATAGGGACATTAATTATCAACAACTCATCATCCGGTATCTATATGAACGGTTGTTATATCGTTTATCGGTGAGCAAATATAAAAACAGGTTTTGCCTGAAAGGAGGTGCATTGCTTTATGCTTTTGAAAAAGAGATTCCACGTCCGACACTGGATATTGACTTCTTAGGGATGAAGATTAAGAATGATGTCCATACGATTAAAAACGTATTCAAGGAAATTCTAGCAATCCCATGTGATGACGGAATACAATTCGACGTATCAACTATTGATGCTGAAGAAATCAATGAGAGCAAGGCATATCAAGGGGTGAGGATTACTTTTACAGCTCAATTGGACTCAATCAAGCAAAATATGAGAATGGATATTGGATTTGGCGATGTAATTATTCCTACGGCTCAAAACCTGACATATCCCGTGTTAATGGATGAACTCCCCGCTCCCGAAGTATTAGCTTATTCGCTCGAATCGGTTGTTGCAGAAAAATTTCAGGCAATGATTGAATTATCGGAAACCAATAGCCGTTATAAGGATTTTTATGACGTCTATAAGATTCTTTCCAACCAGCAATTGGATGATGCTATACTGAATGAAGCCATTCATGCAACCTTCAATAACAGATCCACAGTTTACCAGGATGCGCATCCTTTATTCGCAGATTCCTTTATGAAAGAGGGGGGCCGAAATACGCAATGGAAACGATTTTTGAAAAAGATAAAACAAGATGAAGATTTGGATTTTAAAGATGTGATGACTCTGATTTCTTCAAGATTGCGCCTATTTTACGAAACACTTAACACCAACAAGAAATGA
- a CDS encoding EFR1 family ferrodoxin (N-terminal region resembles flavodoxins. C-terminal ferrodoxin region binds two 4Fe-4S clusters.): MIFYFSGTGNSKWIANTVSSYQQERLISIAGEMTDPANSFHYTLQNNEKIGFVFPVYSWAPPAIVLDFIRKIRLENYHGQYMFFICSCGDEAGLTLPIIQKEAELKGLKWNAGFSVIMPNNYVSLPGFDTDPKDLEKKKLEECIPELQRINKLIAECSPDIFECKKGSWAYLKSRIINPLFNKYQVTAKPFFATDACISCGLCEKICPMRNVSVDIKPVWGDNCTSCLACYHICPNHAVQYGKATKNKHQYFNPNV; this comes from the coding sequence ATGATATTTTATTTTTCAGGAACAGGTAACTCCAAATGGATAGCCAATACGGTTTCTTCTTATCAGCAGGAGAGATTGATTTCTATTGCAGGAGAAATGACAGATCCCGCAAATTCATTTCATTACACTTTACAGAATAATGAAAAGATAGGTTTTGTATTTCCGGTATACTCGTGGGCTCCTCCGGCTATTGTTTTGGATTTCATCCGAAAAATACGCCTTGAAAACTATCACGGTCAATATATGTTTTTTATCTGCTCCTGCGGAGATGAAGCCGGACTCACTTTACCTATAATTCAAAAAGAAGCTGAATTGAAAGGGTTGAAATGGAACGCTGGATTTTCTGTAATTATGCCTAATAATTATGTATCATTACCAGGATTTGATACCGATCCGAAGGATTTGGAAAAAAAGAAACTGGAAGAATGTATTCCTGAGCTTCAGCGAATTAATAAGCTTATTGCGGAATGCTCTCCGGATATATTTGAATGCAAAAAAGGAAGTTGGGCTTACCTGAAAAGTCGTATAATAAACCCGTTATTCAATAAATATCAGGTTACAGCCAAACCATTTTTTGCAACTGATGCATGTATCTCTTGTGGATTATGTGAAAAGATCTGTCCCATGCGTAATGTTTCGGTTGATATAAAACCTGTTTGGGGCGATAATTGTACATCCTGCCTGGCATGTTATCATATTTGTCCGAATCATGCCGTTCAATATGGCAAAGCAACTAAAAATAAACATCAGTATTTTAATCCCAATGTCTGA
- a CDS encoding fimbrial protein: MLSIKQILTGSVILSIFILPSCIDDSLDNQCPTDEVVDVRMTITLPEPIVKSISTKAYSTRTDYNTVNDINVLVFNTTGTVILGSYYFDANYAGTAPLPTVTPGLPLNSSTLSTILTFNGVEANSKFYLVANYGSKITSTATINSLNDLKNLNQIATNGIPNKCMMYAEATPVTLGSVTNMDAKLVRTLAMVTVKIDGTNLSVGTGKEIRIIPKTIKLRNVPTSCVLGNDINNASGTNTTNVLAGDEAIVTSWGTLTSATGTKIAGGHEGTAIPLFQFENKQGEKSPNPDQTAKKVGDKPNSSYLEIEAFYQYYESSAIKMSGTIIYRFSLGSNITTNFDVERNTQYAVTLDLSGWGGALEDGHINGSADLVVEGDAPGVSWRVDLALRDWGFLQDEFNFDAHASSGYIQVLKGGYKVDFVAGYESTNWLKFLKSNGSSWIFPSGSADFKEIGTVPNMYYVYYILPWQYSGDPNDPNVLPYRETKIKTWHDGGDIPQVVTIRQWAPILLENGLYMERFEEDGNSLAWGNDNITLPNTQSGYTFTFDGVEVNGWINTLYLYNKAGTPKSPSAQLCMQKAGYDLTGIPGGAPLTASQRAAYYMPSVSELGKVIGYVGDPTDPYQYHNPIKTTLDYWSSSAPSDNLKKYTYYWDHVTTPQVSPVTTITTTTNTRNTARQVRCVYRYSLNSNAASLP; encoded by the coding sequence ATGTTATCAATAAAGCAAATATTAACCGGTTCGGTGATTCTGTCAATATTTATATTACCATCTTGTATTGACGATTCACTTGATAATCAATGTCCAACAGATGAAGTTGTGGATGTAAGGATGACAATTACTTTACCGGAACCTATCGTGAAAAGTATATCTACAAAAGCATATAGCACCCGTACGGATTACAATACAGTAAACGACATCAATGTACTTGTTTTCAACACAACGGGTACCGTAATACTTGGGTCGTACTATTTTGACGCAAACTATGCAGGTACAGCTCCTTTGCCAACCGTTACACCAGGATTGCCTTTAAATAGTTCAACATTGTCTACTATTTTGACATTTAACGGTGTGGAGGCAAACTCTAAATTCTATCTTGTGGCTAATTATGGGAGTAAAATAACCTCGACAGCAACAATAAACTCTTTAAATGATTTAAAAAATCTTAATCAAATTGCGACAAACGGGATACCAAACAAATGTATGATGTATGCCGAGGCAACTCCCGTTACACTGGGAAGCGTAACAAATATGGATGCAAAATTGGTAAGAACATTAGCCATGGTAACCGTGAAGATTGACGGCACTAATTTATCTGTAGGAACTGGGAAGGAAATTAGAATTATTCCTAAAACAATCAAATTACGCAATGTACCAACCAGTTGTGTATTGGGAAACGACATAAATAATGCAAGTGGAACTAATACAACGAATGTATTGGCAGGTGATGAGGCTATTGTTACTTCTTGGGGAACGCTAACTTCTGCGACGGGTACAAAAATTGCCGGAGGGCACGAAGGAACCGCTATTCCTTTGTTTCAATTTGAAAATAAACAAGGAGAGAAAAGTCCTAATCCTGATCAAACAGCTAAAAAAGTTGGAGATAAACCAAACAGTTCCTATCTGGAAATAGAAGCCTTCTATCAATACTATGAAAGTTCTGCCATTAAAATGTCTGGGACCATTATTTACAGATTCAGTTTAGGTAGCAACATTACAACAAACTTCGATGTAGAACGCAACACCCAATATGCAGTTACACTAGATTTGTCCGGTTGGGGAGGTGCGCTAGAAGACGGACATATAAACGGATCAGCAGATCTTGTTGTTGAAGGAGATGCGCCCGGAGTTAGTTGGCGTGTTGACTTGGCTTTACGTGACTGGGGTTTCTTACAGGATGAATTTAATTTTGATGCACATGCGTCATCAGGATACATACAGGTTCTAAAAGGAGGTTATAAAGTAGATTTCGTTGCAGGATACGAAAGTACTAACTGGCTTAAATTTCTGAAATCAAATGGAAGCAGTTGGATATTCCCAAGTGGAAGCGCAGATTTCAAGGAAATAGGAACCGTTCCTAACATGTACTATGTATATTATATTCTTCCCTGGCAATATTCTGGCGATCCAAACGATCCCAATGTTCTACCATATAGGGAAACAAAGATTAAAACATGGCACGATGGTGGAGATATACCTCAGGTAGTTACAATTAGACAGTGGGCACCCATCCTATTGGAAAATGGGTTATATATGGAACGGTTCGAGGAAGACGGAAATAGCCTTGCCTGGGGGAATGATAATATTACATTGCCAAATACTCAATCCGGTTATACGTTTACCTTTGACGGAGTTGAAGTCAACGGATGGATTAATACATTGTATTTATATAATAAAGCGGGAACGCCTAAGTCTCCTTCAGCTCAACTTTGCATGCAAAAAGCTGGATACGATTTAACCGGTATTCCGGGTGGAGCTCCTCTCACGGCGTCACAAAGAGCAGCCTATTATATGCCTTCCGTAAGTGAATTAGGTAAAGTGATAGGATATGTTGGAGATCCAACTGATCCGTACCAGTACCACAATCCAATTAAAACGACCTTGGATTACTGGAGTTCGTCAGCGCCAAGTGACAATTTAAAAAAGTATACGTACTATTGGGATCATGTTACGACACCACAGGTTTCTCCGGTAACAACAATTACCACGACAACAAACACTCGGAATACGGCGAGACAGGTACGCTGTGTGTATCGGTATAGCTTGAATTCGAACGCCGCATCTCTCCCATAA
- a CDS encoding outer membrane beta-barrel protein has translation MKKLFLLSYCALFFTLSSTAQIKLRLGAIGGVSVTGLTTEKGVTNFDNYNGYNVGLLGEVSKVNSVFALSAGISLSERGAIYKTKESKSKYISLPVYLVYKYPLLKHLSLYGGLGPYASLRLSGNSYLKGVGDDENGRWYAERFTVGANGKLGVELFKHFQLGAEYQRGFLDDYKSNNYGAKNSSWAFNLGMLF, from the coding sequence ATGAAAAAGTTATTCTTATTATCTTACTGCGCTTTATTCTTTACGTTGAGTTCAACTGCTCAGATTAAATTGAGATTGGGGGCAATCGGTGGTGTAAGTGTTACGGGACTAACAACTGAAAAAGGAGTTACAAACTTTGACAATTACAACGGATATAACGTGGGATTATTGGGAGAAGTTTCAAAAGTTAATTCAGTCTTTGCCTTGTCGGCCGGCATATCATTATCCGAAAGAGGAGCTATCTACAAGACAAAAGAAAGCAAAAGCAAGTATATTAGTCTTCCTGTTTACTTAGTTTATAAATACCCTTTACTTAAACATCTTTCTTTGTATGGCGGACTGGGTCCATACGCAAGTCTGAGACTTTCGGGAAACAGCTATTTAAAAGGGGTTGGCGACGATGAGAATGGCAGATGGTACGCCGAGCGATTTACCGTGGGAGCAAACGGTAAATTAGGTGTTGAGCTTTTTAAGCACTTTCAATTGGGAGCTGAATACCAGAGAGGATTCCTGGACGACTATAAGTCCAATAATTATGGAGCAAAAAACAGCTCCTGGGCTTTTAATTTAGGGATGTTGTTTTGA
- a CDS encoding iron-containing alcohol dehydrogenase, protein MKNFSYHNPTRIEFGTGKEENVGQYISEHGISKVLIVYGSERIKKNGLFDKVAKLLTDNGISFEALGGVQSNPLLSKVYEGIEIAKSKNVEAVLAIGGGSVLDSSKAIAAGAKYDGDVWDFFTYKGIPSNALKIFDIMTLAATGSEMNNFAVVTNDETKEKFSLAGPATYPTVSVINPELQATVGNDYLAYSAADIFAHSLDMYLSATYLPEYMAGYVENILKTVIRTTNILLADTNNYEARAEFAWAATQALNFTTFCGVENNRYDTHFLEHTLSAEYNIAHGAGLSILMPAWMKWQKQFLPERFDRFAKVMFNVEGADAGIEALKGWYSKIGAPVTLKEGNIPEEDIPMLVGKLSAVAKNWGSEALYTREMITTVLENAK, encoded by the coding sequence ATGAAGAACTTCAGTTATCACAATCCCACCCGCATTGAGTTCGGAACAGGGAAAGAAGAAAATGTCGGTCAATATATTTCGGAACACGGCATATCAAAAGTGTTGATCGTTTACGGTTCGGAACGTATCAAAAAGAACGGTTTGTTCGACAAAGTAGCCAAATTACTTACCGACAATGGTATCAGTTTTGAAGCGTTAGGTGGCGTGCAAAGTAATCCGTTGCTTAGTAAAGTGTATGAAGGAATAGAAATTGCCAAATCTAAAAACGTGGAAGCAGTTCTTGCTATCGGAGGCGGTTCGGTACTTGATTCGTCGAAAGCCATTGCAGCCGGAGCAAAATACGACGGCGATGTATGGGATTTCTTTACATATAAAGGAATTCCTTCTAATGCATTGAAGATTTTTGATATTATGACGCTGGCAGCTACCGGTAGCGAGATGAATAATTTCGCTGTAGTAACTAATGACGAAACAAAGGAAAAATTCAGTCTGGCCGGACCTGCCACTTATCCAACAGTCTCGGTTATTAATCCTGAATTACAAGCTACAGTTGGCAACGATTATCTGGCATATTCGGCAGCCGATATTTTTGCTCACAGTCTGGATATGTACCTCTCAGCTACTTATTTGCCCGAATATATGGCCGGATATGTGGAAAATATTCTGAAAACAGTGATACGTACCACCAATATTCTGCTGGCCGATACCAACAACTACGAAGCACGTGCCGAATTTGCCTGGGCTGCAACGCAAGCCTTGAATTTTACTACTTTCTGCGGAGTAGAGAATAACAGGTACGATACTCATTTTCTGGAACATACCCTTTCGGCCGAATATAATATTGCACACGGAGCTGGACTTTCTATCCTGATGCCAGCCTGGATGAAGTGGCAAAAGCAATTTCTGCCCGAACGATTCGATCGTTTTGCCAAAGTCATGTTTAACGTAGAAGGTGCAGACGCAGGTATCGAAGCCTTAAAAGGATGGTATTCTAAAATTGGTGCACCCGTAACTCTGAAAGAAGGAAATATACCAGAAGAAGATATACCAATGCTGGTTGGAAAACTATCTGCAGTGGCAAAAAACTGGGGATCCGAAGCTTTGTATACCAGGGAGATGATTACTACAGTATTGGAAAATGCAAAATAA
- a CDS encoding LytTR family DNA-binding domain-containing protein translates to MVRVVIIDDEKSSRETIKFLLADYFPEVTVSAEAESVDDAVKIIEEQNPELVFLDIEIKGGTGLHVLQRLKKRDFKLIFITAFNDFAIKAIKFSAIDYILKPINEFEFKNGVERAILEIGKINNSSQTDTLFANQESTKERKLVLRTSQEIHIVNISEIVHCVSDNAYTTFRLNTGEKIVVSKGIGEYADLLAGFGFLRPHQSHLVNINYIKKLDKSDGGFLILKDKTQIPVSSRQKQQLIDLLNKL, encoded by the coding sequence ATGGTTAGAGTTGTTATTATAGATGACGAAAAAAGCTCAAGAGAAACTATCAAGTTTTTATTGGCGGATTATTTCCCGGAAGTTACTGTTTCTGCTGAGGCAGAAAGTGTGGATGATGCTGTGAAAATTATCGAAGAGCAGAACCCTGAACTAGTTTTCCTTGATATTGAGATTAAGGGAGGAACCGGACTTCATGTGCTACAAAGGCTCAAAAAGCGTGACTTTAAACTGATTTTTATCACAGCATTCAATGATTTTGCGATTAAAGCCATAAAATTCAGTGCAATTGACTACATATTAAAACCGATAAATGAGTTTGAATTTAAAAACGGAGTCGAACGGGCCATTCTTGAAATAGGGAAAATAAATAACTCCTCACAAACAGATACCCTCTTCGCCAATCAGGAAAGTACAAAAGAAAGGAAATTGGTACTTCGAACATCGCAAGAGATTCATATCGTAAATATCAGCGAAATAGTACATTGTGTATCCGATAATGCCTACACTACATTTCGTCTAAATACAGGAGAAAAAATTGTGGTATCCAAAGGAATAGGAGAATATGCCGATTTACTTGCCGGCTTCGGCTTTCTGAGGCCTCATCAATCTCATTTAGTTAACATCAATTATATCAAGAAGTTAGACAAGAGTGATGGGGGCTTTTTAATATTAAAAGACAAGACACAGATACCGGTTTCATCCAGACAAAAACAACAGCTAATAGACCTACTCAACAAGCTTTAA
- a CDS encoding homocysteine S-methyltransferase family protein — MGLLPFETFFRSSGIILTEGAIVERLRREFSIPLDENIVHAGLIYNSEYRIALSGIYKQYLDIAEAYNLPIMIMTPTRRANLERIALSEFKDRRVIADNVDFLNQLKAGYNTPVYIGGLTGCMGDAYSSSTPFTLDEAIQFHTPTMQSFREAGVDFLFAGIMPTVTESIAIANSMETTGLPYIISFMIRRAGVLIDGTTIHDAIATIDKNTQHQPLCYMANCIHPNILHEALSHPANRRKLVKTRFQGIQANASSLSPEELNESKVLCSSSAEELTERMLHLHADFSLKIYGGCCGTNEKHLRKIAEAFQK; from the coding sequence ATGGGATTACTACCTTTTGAGACTTTCTTTCGTTCCAGCGGTATCATCCTTACTGAAGGGGCGATAGTTGAACGCTTACGGCGAGAGTTTTCAATACCGCTGGACGAAAATATTGTACATGCGGGATTAATATACAACAGCGAATACAGGATTGCCCTTTCAGGTATTTATAAACAATATTTGGATATTGCAGAGGCTTACAACCTGCCTATCATGATTATGACGCCAACCCGGCGAGCCAATCTCGAACGGATAGCTCTATCTGAATTCAAAGACCGAAGGGTTATAGCAGACAATGTGGACTTTCTAAATCAGCTAAAGGCTGGATATAACACGCCTGTTTACATTGGCGGACTAACAGGATGCATGGGTGATGCTTACAGCTCCTCAACACCATTCACACTTGATGAAGCCATTCAGTTCCACACTCCAACAATGCAATCCTTTCGGGAAGCAGGCGTCGATTTTCTTTTTGCCGGAATTATGCCAACTGTTACAGAAAGTATTGCCATAGCCAATAGCATGGAAACAACTGGCCTTCCTTACATTATAAGTTTCATGATTCGTAGAGCTGGAGTATTAATAGACGGCACAACAATTCACGATGCAATTGCAACTATAGACAAAAACACGCAACACCAGCCTCTGTGTTATATGGCAAACTGTATACACCCCAATATTCTGCACGAAGCATTGTCTCATCCTGCCAACAGACGTAAATTGGTAAAAACAAGATTTCAGGGTATACAGGCTAATGCATCTAGCCTCAGCCCCGAAGAACTAAATGAATCCAAAGTCCTTTGTTCCTCTTCAGCCGAAGAGCTGACTGAACGGATGTTGCATCTTCATGCAGACTTTTCTCTCAAAATCTATGGCGGCTGTTGCGGAACAAACGAAAAACACCTCCGAAAAATAGCGGAGGCGTTTCAAAAATAA
- a CDS encoding DUF5106 domain-containing protein, with the protein MKIAMVLLFLLGLGGTMSCGQSGKSFPETQPESKEFQLPTVPVTITVPEERADYLAKNYWVHFDFSDTAYIHMPKVTEQAFVNYIDVLKLTDKERAYGYISSMMKAAEKDSLVFHYFAGLAEKYLYDPNSPFQNEQLYIPVLETLVSSKLTSDADCIRFEALLTLAQKNQPGSVATNFTYTLADGRKRQLRNLKSPYLLLFLNDIDCEDCKQTMKELAESDVINELINKHTLAILSLYTQNDTESWNKMHSEMPGNWVNGYDEIQQILNEELYDLKAMPTLYLLDKEKKVILKDTELKDIILFFENLQAKT; encoded by the coding sequence ATGAAAATAGCAATGGTCTTATTATTCCTTTTAGGATTGGGAGGAACAATGTCGTGCGGTCAGTCAGGTAAATCATTTCCTGAAACTCAACCGGAATCTAAGGAATTTCAGTTGCCAACCGTGCCTGTTACCATCACTGTACCCGAAGAACGGGCAGACTACCTGGCAAAAAATTACTGGGTACATTTTGACTTTTCAGATACAGCCTACATACACATGCCTAAAGTTACCGAACAGGCATTTGTCAATTACATCGATGTGCTGAAACTTACCGATAAAGAAAGGGCCTATGGTTATATTAGCAGCATGATGAAGGCTGCCGAAAAAGATAGTCTTGTTTTTCATTATTTTGCAGGATTGGCAGAGAAATATCTGTATGATCCCAATTCGCCCTTTCAAAACGAACAATTATATATTCCCGTTCTTGAAACCTTGGTAAGTTCAAAACTGACAAGCGATGCAGACTGCATACGCTTCGAAGCTTTGTTAACTTTGGCACAAAAGAACCAGCCGGGCTCCGTTGCAACAAACTTCACTTATACCCTGGCTGATGGTAGAAAAAGACAGCTTCGAAATCTTAAAAGTCCGTACCTTTTGCTTTTTTTGAATGACATCGATTGCGAAGACTGCAAACAGACAATGAAAGAACTTGCAGAATCTGATGTAATAAATGAATTGATAAATAAGCATACCCTTGCAATTCTATCGCTATACACTCAAAATGATACTGAAAGCTGGAATAAAATGCACTCCGAAATGCCCGGCAACTGGGTAAATGGCTACGATGAGATACAACAAATTTTAAATGAAGAGTTATACGATCTTAAAGCGATGCCAACGCTTTATCTGCTGGATAAAGAAAAAAAGGTAATACTAAAGGATACTGAGCTGAAAGATATAATATTGTTCTTTGAGAATTTACAGGCTAAAACGTAA